A single region of the Hyalangium ruber genome encodes:
- a CDS encoding serine/threonine-protein kinase, whose translation MEKFHPVDAGALRPGTEVGPWRLVSVHRKGAYGALYRAEKAEIPGTGTVALKLALHPMDERFEREVELLSRIDHAHVPKLLDAGEWTAPDGARFPYVVMEWVEGEALYEWARDQRLTSRSALKLLAQVARALEALHAVEGVHRDIKGDNLLVAGGGRAVLVDFGSGCYQGARVLTHTVMPPGTPRYWSPEAQLFQWRFGRRTSARYEARPADDVYALGVMAYRLVTGSYPPEALEWEEALDSPQPAPPERMAPESLVTVCPGLAALIRQMLANEPTARGSAAQIAQALERVAKTAGRQANRPITRRQGGEAVTSMAQPVKWRPAVAWLGWIGATALSVLLVVSHWGGEPQVPEERSAQALRGTHAGGEADGGTTALGDVASTATGHAQMPEPGKKGLGMEMPKTPFPGQRQPPCEPPEIEANGGCWVLLGNVKPPCGPRSYEWKKGCYWPSFPYQRPATSEHP comes from the coding sequence ATGGAGAAGTTCCACCCGGTGGATGCTGGAGCACTGCGGCCTGGCACCGAGGTGGGTCCCTGGCGGTTGGTGAGCGTGCATCGCAAGGGTGCCTACGGTGCCCTCTACCGCGCCGAGAAGGCAGAGATACCTGGTACCGGGACCGTTGCGCTGAAGCTGGCGCTCCATCCGATGGACGAGCGCTTCGAGCGGGAAGTGGAGCTGCTGTCACGCATCGACCACGCTCACGTGCCGAAGCTGTTGGACGCGGGGGAGTGGACGGCGCCGGATGGGGCGCGCTTCCCCTACGTGGTCATGGAGTGGGTCGAAGGCGAAGCGCTCTACGAGTGGGCCCGAGACCAGCGGCTCACCTCTCGCTCGGCGCTGAAGCTCCTGGCCCAGGTGGCCCGCGCGCTGGAGGCCCTTCACGCGGTGGAAGGCGTGCATCGAGACATAAAAGGGGACAATTTGCTGGTGGCCGGAGGCGGCCGGGCCGTGCTGGTGGACTTCGGCTCGGGGTGTTACCAGGGCGCGCGCGTGCTCACGCACACGGTGATGCCTCCGGGCACCCCGCGCTACTGGAGCCCCGAGGCGCAGCTGTTCCAGTGGCGCTTCGGACGCCGGACCTCGGCGCGCTACGAGGCACGGCCGGCCGATGACGTGTACGCGCTGGGAGTGATGGCGTACCGGCTGGTGACGGGCAGCTACCCTCCGGAAGCCCTGGAGTGGGAAGAGGCCCTGGATTCGCCCCAACCGGCGCCACCGGAGCGGATGGCTCCCGAGTCGCTGGTGACGGTGTGCCCGGGACTGGCGGCGCTCATCCGCCAGATGCTGGCGAACGAGCCCACGGCCCGCGGAAGTGCGGCGCAGATCGCTCAAGCACTGGAGCGCGTGGCAAAGACAGCGGGGCGGCAGGCGAACCGGCCGATCACGCGTCGCCAGGGTGGCGAAGCTGTTACCAGCATGGCGCAGCCTGTGAAGTGGCGCCCGGCAGTGGCGTGGCTGGGCTGGATCGGTGCGACAGCGCTGAGTGTGCTGTTGGTGGTCAGCCACTGGGGCGGCGAGCCCCAGGTGCCCGAGGAACGATCCGCCCAGGCGTTGCGCGGCACTCATGCTGGAGGCGAGGCGGACGGAGGAACAACGGCCCTCGGAGACGTCGCCTCCACAGCTACAGGACATGCGCAGATGCCCGAGCCAGGGAAGAAAGGGCTGGGCATGGAGATGCCGAAGACCCCATTCCCAGGTCAGCGCCAGCCTCCGTGTGAGCCGCCAGAGATCGAAGCGAATGGAGGATGCTGGGTGCTCTTGGGGAATGTGAAGCCCCCGTGTGGCCCGCGCTCGTACGAATGGAAGAAGGGCTGTTACTGGCCCTCCTTCCCCTATCAGCGTCCCGCGACGTCAGAGCACCCGTAG